A window from Neodiprion fabricii isolate iyNeoFabr1 chromosome 2, iyNeoFabr1.1, whole genome shotgun sequence encodes these proteins:
- the LOC124175582 gene encoding uncharacterized protein LOC124175582, producing MTTLLEETYYNPSHTAGYAGARILEDVARENNSRDSVRKWLAAQDAYTLHKPVQRKFPRARYNVSNIDDVWEADLADLSSMKSRNNGFRYLLVVIDVLSKYAWVVPLKRKTTATVAEGFEQVLHTTPRIPNLLQTDKGKEFVGSAFQKILRDNEIRYRVTRNPDVKAAIVERFNRTLKERLWRYFTHK from the coding sequence ATGACGACTCTTCTTGAAGAAACGTATTACAATCCCTCGCATACTGCCGGTTACGCGGGAGCACGAATTCTGGAAGATGTTGCACGCGAAAACAACTCTCGCGATTCGGTGAGAAAATGGCTGGCAGCTCAGGATGCCTACACCTTACACAAGCCCGTGCAGAGGAAATTTCCGAGAGCAAGGTACAACGTTTCCAACATAGACGACGTATGGGAAGCTGACCTGGCTGACCTGAGTTCCATGAAGAGCCGCAACAACGGTTTTCGCTATCTCCTGGTGGTCATCGATGTATTGAGCAAGTACGCATGGGTGGTCCCGCTGAAACGAAAGACAACCGCAACCGTTGCTGAAGGTTTCGAGCAAGTGTTACACACTACGCCGCGCATACCCAACCTACTGCAAACGGACAAGGGTAAAGAATTTGTCGGGAGTGCCTTTCAGAAGATACTTCGCGACAATGAAATACGATATCGTGTTACTCGTAATCCTGACGTGAAAGCAGCTATCGTGGAGCGATTCAATCGTACACTCAAAGAACGCCTGTGGCGTTACTTCACGCATAAATAG
- the LOC124175583 gene encoding uncharacterized protein F54H12.2-like produces MAFLHAHSGECMKSELDLFSLPPTQTSIEAGQCVHYKPVSSLTDDSPIEFVVPGNGDEYIDLAHTMLSVRVKLQTSAPTPPAGEGNAATPHAAPVNNPLHSMFNQVDIFFNQKLVSPANNSYAYLAYIETLLNYAPPAKKSHLSSALWYDSEDGVLHVYDADAVGADRDFIERKRIMSNARTVDLIGHLHCDVFDQDKFSINGVELRLRLVRSRDSFCIMEAENRHKLHILETSLLVRRMKISPGILLAHARTLAKGTAKYPVTRVEVKSFTIHAGVQAETLDNVILGQLPKRVIIGFVSNKAFNGDRQRNPFNFQNYSLNFLSLYVNGVQVPSKPLQMSFGKDDLHVDAYHTLFSGTGIHFLNEGNGIGRQQFAKGNCLLAFDLTPDLSANCTSHWSLIKHGTLRVEVRFDDALKETVNCLVYAEFDNLIEVDAARQVITDFSG; encoded by the coding sequence ATGGCCTTCCTGCACGCGCACTCGGGTGAGTGTATGAAGTCGGAACTGGATTTATTTTCTCTACCACCAACGCAGACGTCTATTGAGGCTGGTCAATGTGTACACTACAAGCCCGTATCATCTCTAACCGACGATTCCCCGATTGAATTTGTTGTACCTGGAAACGGTGATGAGTACATCGATTTGGCACACACTATGCTTAGCGTACGAGTGAAGCTACAAACGTCTGCTCCCACCCCACCGGCAGGCGAAGGCAACGCGGCTACTCCGCATGCCGCTCCGGTAAACAATCCGCTTCACTCGATGTTCAATCAAGTCGATATATTCTTCAATCAAAAACTAGTCTCACCAGCCAACAACTCTTACGCCTATCTAGCATATATAGAGACTCTACTGAATTACGCACCCCCCGCCAAAAAATCCCATCTTTCTTCGGCTCTATGGTACGACAGCGAGGATGGAGTATTGCATGTATACGACGCCGACGCCGTCGGTGCTGACCGAGATTTCATCGAACGCAAACGGATCATGAGCAATGCACGTACCGTTGATCTGATTGGACATCTGCACTGTGACGTATTTGATcaagacaaattttcaatcaacggTGTGGAACTGCGTCTTCGACTTGTGAGATCAAGAGACAGTTTTTGCATCATGGAAGCCGAAAATCGCCACAAGCTGCACATACTGGAAACTTCGCTGCTCGTTCGCCGAATGAAGATCAGCCCTGGAATCTTGCTGGCGCACGCACGGACGCTAGCCAAAGGTACGGCAAAATATCCCGTAACCAGAGTCGAGGTGAAGTCTTTCACCATACACGCAGGAGTACAGGCAGAAACACTGGACAATGTCATACTCGGACAACTACCGAAACGAGTGATAATCGGTTTTGTCAGCAATAAAGCCTTCAACGGCGACAGACAGCGCAAtccgtttaattttcaaaactactCTTTGAATTTCCTGTCGTTGTACGTCAACGGGGTGCAAGTCCCATCGAAGCCGCTACAGATGAGTTTTGGCAAAGACGATCTCCACGTGGACGCTTATCACACCCTCTTCTCCGGTACAGGGATTCATTTTCTGAACGAAGGAAACGGTATCGGCCGGCAGCAGTTCGCTAAAGGAAATTGTCTATTGGCTTTCGACCTAACCCCCGATCTCTCAGCCAACTGTACATCGCACTGGTCGCTCATCAAACATGGAACTCTCAGGGTCGAAGTGCGGTTCGACGATGCTCTCAAAGAAACTGTGAATTGCCTAGTGTACGCTGAATTTGATAATCTTATTGAAGTTGATGCTGCACGTCAGGTCATTACAGATTTTTCGGGCtaa